The window GAAGCCGCCGAAATAGGTCGTGGAGTCCATGCCAAAAATTTCGCCGCGGCGCGTCACATCGCTCATGTAGTTATACGAGGGATAATCCCCGATGGCCGATGTGGTGCCGGTCGGCTGGCTGATGTTGCGGTCGTCGAACACGAATTGATTGCGCCAGGTCGTCTGATTGTCGAAGTCGTGTTCCCATCGCCCACCAGCGATGGTGCGGCGATCGTTGCGGCCAAGTCCCGCCTGCTCCGCTGTCAGCGTATCCTTGATGCCGCTGGCGCCATTCCTGAACAGGCTGACCGTGGCGCACCCAGGCGCGGCACCAGCGAACGTCGCACAGCCTTGTTGGTAAGGATTCTGATTGAACTGATCGAGCGTGGAGCGGATCGGCAGGCGCGTATACAGGTCGTTGTTGATGATCTTGACCGTGAAACGATCGTCCGGAGTGGCCTGCAGGGTCGCCAGGAAGTTGACCGTCTGGGTGTTGAACCAGCTGTTGCCGATGAAGCCGTCGCCGCGGGCATCGCTGGCGAACAGCGAGGCCTCGAAATTGCCGACCTTGGTGCCCGCGGCCAGATAGTTGTTGAGGTAACCGAAGCTGCCGCCATCAATGCCGTATTCGAAACCATTGATGGTGCCGCCCGGGCGTGTCCGGAAGTTGAGCGCGCCGCCGGTGGCGTAGTTGCCGTAGAGCGCCGAGGACGGACCGCGGATCACATCGATCCCGGCATAGGCGTGGGGATCGATCAGGTCGCTGCGCGACAGGCCGTCCGGCTGGGTGACCGGGAACCCGTCCTCGAAAATCACGAGATTGCGGATGCCGAAACCGTTGCGGGCGTTGGAGCCGCGGATGGAGATACCAATGTCCCGCGGGCCATTGCCCTGCTTCACCGAAATACCGGGGCTGTCCCGCAGCGCGTCACCGACCGAGAACGATGGCCGGTTCTCGAATTGACTTCGATCGACGGTGGTCTGGGTCTGCCCGGCCGGAGCCTGGTTGAGATTGGCTCGCACGGTCGTCGCAGGGACAGGGACGGCTTGCGAGCGGGCCGCAGCGGCGACGCGGGCCGCGGGACGGGCCGACGGCCGCCCGGTCGCGGACCAGCGAATCCTCGGCTTGGCCACCGGTTTGGGGCGTTGTCCGGCGGTTTCGACCACCACCGGCGGGAGCGCGTTGGCGGCGGACTGGGCATGGGCGGGCGGAATCGAAAGCACAATCGCGGGCAAGGTGAGCCACAGGCGACGGGCCATCGCAGACGCGGATAACATCAGAAAACTCCAGGAAACTGAATTGACGCATGCAGATGCAGCAGCGCCGCGCACAAAGGCGCGGCGTTCGTCAAATCAGTGCCGGAGGACCGCGAGGACTAGTTTGGGTGAAGCGGAAAAATTGCTTGAGCCGAAGCTCGAAGGCCGCTTGCCGTGGCTGCGCCACGGCGATCCGGGCGAACAAGGCAGGCACCGAGGGGGGTGGGGTGACTGCCGCCAGCCCCGGACAGCAGAGCTTGCAATGGGCCGCCATGCGGCTCTTCGCGCCGCTGGCGTCTCTTTGGGCATCGATTTGGGCGTCGGATTGCCCCGCATCAGCGGATAAACTGGTGATGCAGAGCTCGTGACCCGCCGCAAAAGCGGAGACCGGAACCGCCGCGAGCAGAAACGAGGCCAGCATGACATTCAGGACAAACGCATAGACGGCCGCCCAAGCGGACCAAATTCCCATGCGTCGATGTCGCGGTATGCGTGCCACAGCAAGTTCCCCACGCGTTGCTAACACACGGCCATGGTCCCGGCTATGGCCGGACGGTCACAGGTGCGGCTCCGCGCCTAACGGGATACCCGCAAAAGCTGGTTCCGGAAGCTGCCGCAAATTCGAGCACAACTCTGGCGTGACAAGGAAACTGGGCACCGGCGCCCCACGTCCATGAAATTCAAATATTTGCGAGCTTTGAGACGACACAGCGAAGATTGAATTTTCATCTCTGGGTTGTATTGCACCCGATCGCACGGAGGGCCTTGAAATGATGATTTATCTGACGCCGATCTTTTAGACATTTATTGCCGAAAAGAGTGACAAACCAAAAAGTATCAGCTAGCGTGGGATTTCAGGCTGGACGTGAGGTTCAAGTCTGGTGGTCCAAGTCTCGGGAGGAGCCCTGACGCGCCGAAGCAGCGTCGCCCCGTTTAACAGCACCAAATCCAACTTATCGGGGATAATAGGGTCGACACAATTTTTAAGCAGGGCATGGCCCTGCTTTTTTTTGTCTTGAGCTCTGGCGATTGAGATATCGCTGATCACTGTCGCGCGTGTCGATCACAGCACGAGCGATTCGCAGCGCCTGTGATTCCTAAAACGGAATCCCCATCATCTTCGTCAGCCGCTCGACGTTGAAATATCCGGCCCGATAGGCCCACGTGCCCGCGGCGAAGATCACCAGCGAAATGAGCGTGGTCCAGATCAGCTTTTTCGCCATCAGCGGCAGCACCGGCGCACCGGGGTCGGATCCGGGCACGGCGTCGCCCTCCTCCATTTGGCTGCGCACGCCGAACGGCAGCACCGCGAACAGCACCACCCACCACAGCACGAAGTAAATCGCGATCGACGAGGATATCGACATCAGCGCGCCTTGGTTTCGGATTGATTCATTGTCGCGCTTTATCCTTTTGACGCGTTTTCTTCACGCGAACCGGTGTCCACTTCGCTTGAAAACGCTATGTGGCGTTACGTCTGCTCGATCTCGACCAGGGCGCCGGAAAAGTCCTTCGGATGCAGAAACAGCACCGGCTTGCCATGGGCGCCGATCTTCGGCACGCCGTCGCCAAGCACGCGCGCGCCCTCGCCGATCAGCTTGTCACGCGCCGCGATGATATCGGGCACTTCGTAGCAGACGTGGTGGATGCCACCGTCGGCGTTGCGCTCAAGAAATTTTGCGATCGGCGATGCCTCGCCCAGCGGCTGGATGAACTCGATCTTGGTGTTGGGCAGGGTCGCGAACACCGTGATCACGCCATGGTCGGGCAGCGGCACCGCAGCCGAGAGCTCGGCGCCGAACGCGCTGCCGTAGATCTTCGCCGCCTTCACCGCGTCATTCACGGCGATGGCGACATGATTGAGCCGGCCCAGCATGGCGTCCTCCGTCATCTTTTTGCACTGCCGATCGGACCCGACCGGAGCGCCTGTTCAATCCAATCAAACCGTCAGGACGTGCACGACGCAGAGCGGTTTCTTGCCCCACTGCTCCGCGATGGACGCCCGCACGGCGCGGCGTACCGATTCCGCCACCGCGTCCGCATCGCGGCGGCGCGCACGCGGCAGATTTTCGACGGTGGACACCACCAGATCGAAAACCTCGTCGGCGATCACCTCGCCCTCGGCATTGTTCTCAGGAATCCCCATCAGATCAACTTCGGGATCGTCCGCGAGTTCGCCGCTCTCAGTCAGGGCGATGGCGACAAAGGCGCAGCCGGCGAACGACATCCGCCGCCGGTCGGCGACTGCCCGTGACTTTTCGCCCTCGAGCAACAGTCCGTCTTTGTACAGGCGGCCCGACGGCACTTCGTCGATCACGGCGGGATCGCCCGGCCCGAGCCGCAGCAGATCGCCGTTCTTGCAGATGATGACCTTGGGCACGCCGGCGGCCCGCGCCAGCTTGGCATGCTCCGACAGATGCAGCGCCTCGCCATGGACCGGCACCAGCACCTGCGGGCGCACCCATGAGATCATGTCGCGCAGCTCGTCGCGGCGCGGATGGCCGGAGACATGGACCAGGTGGGTACGGTCGGTGATGACGTCGATCCCCTGCAGCACCAGGCCGTTGATGATGGCGCCGACCGCCTTCTCGTTGCCGGGAATGGTGCGCGAGGAAAAGATCACGCAATCGCCCTTGTTCAGGGTGATCTGCGGGTGATCGTCATTGGCGATCCGCGCCAGCGCCGCGCGCGGCTCACCCTGGCTGCCGGTGCACAGCGCCAGCACCTTGTCCGGCGGGAAATGGCCGTACATCTCGGCGCTGCGGAAATCCGGTACGCCGTCGAGATAACCGCATTCGCGCGCCACCTGCACCACGCGCTCCATGGCGCGGCCGACCACCACCACCTCGCGGCCGGCAGCCAGAGCCGCATCGGCCACAGCGCGGAGGCGCCCCACGTTCGACGCGAAGGTCGTCACCGCAACCCGCCCCTTGGCGCCGTCGATGATCACCTTCATCGCGGCCGCGACCTCGGTCTCCGACGGCGACCGGCCCTCGCGCACCGCATTGGTGGAATCGCCGATCAACGCCAGCACGCCCTCGTCGCCGAGCTCGCGCAGCCGCTTTTCATCGGTCGGCTTGCCGATCACCGGCGTCGGGTCGATCTTCCAGTCGCCGGTGTGCAGCACGGTGCCCGCGCTGGTCCGAATGGCCAGTGCGTGGGATTCCGGAATCGAGTGCGCGACGGGAATGAATTCGACGTTGAACGGCCCGAGATCAATGCGGCCGCCGGACGGCACCACCGTGACCGGGATCTGCGGCTGATTGCGCTCGCCCGCGCATTTGGCTTCGAACAGCGCCGCGCTGAAGGCGGTGGCGTAAATCGGCACCCGCAGCCGCGGCCACAGGTCGATGATGGCGCCGAAATGGTCTTCGTGAGCGTGGGTCAGAACCAGGCCGACCAGGTTCTTGCGCTCCTGCTCGAGGAAACGGATGTCCGGCATCACCAGGTCGATGCCCGGCAGACGGTCCTCGTCGCCGAACGACACGCCGAGATCGACCATCAGCCAGCTGCGCTGGTGGCGGTTGCCGAGACCGTAGATCGACAAATTCATGCCGATCTCGCCGACGCCGCCGAGCGGCGCAAAGGTCAGTTCATCGGGCCGCGCCATTACAGCGCCCTCGCCGAGGCGGCAGAGCCGAAATAGACGTCGCCGGCGGCGATCGGCACCCGGGCGCCGGTTTCGGTTGCGATGATCAGGCAGCCTGCTTCATCGATCGTCTCGAAAACACCCGTAATGGTCGATCCTCCGGACTTTACTGATACCTGCTCGCCAAGACCGGACGCGCGCTCCAGCCACAACTGCCGCAGCGCGCCGAATCCCCTGCCATTGTCCCACACCGACCGCAGTCCGGCCCAGGCGTCGGACAGCGCCGCAAACAGCTCCTCCGCACCGACATGGACGCCCAGCGCATGCAGGGCCGTGGCCGGAAACGGGGTGCCCTCCGGCGCCGCCACCACATTGACGCCAATACCGACCACGACCGCAAGCTCTCGTTTGCCGAAGGCCTCGGCCTCCAGCGAAATGCCCGACAGCTTGCGCCGGCCGGCGAGCACGTCGTTCGGCCATTTCATCTCGAATTTGGTGTCGTCGGAGTCCGGCGCGCGCAGCCGCGCCTCGATGCTCACCGCCTGCAGCGCCTGTTCCAGCGCAAGCCCGGCGGCAAATCCCAAGGTCGCGGCGACCGGCGGGGCGACATCCATCACCTCGACGATACTGGCGGCGAGATTGCCGCGTGGCGACACCCAGGCACGGTCGCGCCGGCCACGGCCCGCGGTCTGCTGCTGGGTGACGAACCAGGTCGGCCCGCGCTCACCTGCCCGCGCATGGGCCATCGCTTCGGTGTTGGTGGATCCGATGCTGTCGAACGCTTCCAGCCGATAGCCTGTCGATGCGGCCTTCGGACCGAGCGCGAACGCCATCAGAACAGGGACTTCGCCGCCGCCGCCGCCGCTTTCACGAGCGGCGCCGGATAGACGAAGAACAGGATGGTGAAGGTGCCGGCGATCGCCAGCACAGCGCGCAGCTCGATACGGACCGGGTCGACCGCGCCGACCGGCTCATCGAAGTACATGGTCTTGATGATGGTGAGATAATAGAACGCACCCACCACGCTCGACAGCACGCCGATCACCGCCAGCGTGAACAGGCCGGCCTTGATGGCGGCCAGGAACACGTAGAATTTGGCGAAGAAGCCGGCCAGCGGCGGAATGCCGGCCAGTGAAAACAGCAGCATGGCGAAAAAGAATGCCAGCAGCGGATTGGTCCGCGCGAGCCCTGCGAAATCCGCAATCTTCTCGACTGCCTGCCCCTGGCGTTTCATCGCCAGGATGATCGAGAACGAAGCCAGCGTCATCGCCACATAGATCGCGATGTAGACGAGCACGCCCTGGGCGCCCTCGGGCGTGCCGGCGGACAACCCAACCAGCGCGAAGCCCATGTGGCCGATGGAGGAATAGGCCATCAGGCGCTTGATGTTGGTCTGCCCGATCGCCGCGAACGACCCCAGCGCCATGGAGGCGATGGCCACGAACGCCACGATCTGCTGCCATTCATGGACGATGCCCGGGAACGCGGTCAGGGTCACGCGGGTGAACACGGCGAGCGCGGCCACCTTCGGGGCGGAGGCGAAAAACGCCGTCACCGGTGTCGGCGCGCCCTCGTAGACGTCGGGCGTCCACATGTGGAAGGGCACCGCGGAGACCTTGAAGCAGAGCCCGGCAAGCAGGAAGACGATGCCGAACACGATGCCGATGCTGCCTTCCTTGGCCGCCGCGGCGATGCCGGCGAAGCTCACGGTGCCGGTGAAGCCATAGACCAGCGAGGCGCCGTAGAGCAGCATGCCCGACGA is drawn from Bradyrhizobium prioriisuperbiae and contains these coding sequences:
- a CDS encoding TonB-dependent receptor family protein — translated: MLSASAMARRLWLTLPAIVLSIPPAHAQSAANALPPVVVETAGQRPKPVAKPRIRWSATGRPSARPAARVAAAARSQAVPVPATTVRANLNQAPAGQTQTTVDRSQFENRPSFSVGDALRDSPGISVKQGNGPRDIGISIRGSNARNGFGIRNLVIFEDGFPVTQPDGLSRSDLIDPHAYAGIDVIRGPSSALYGNYATGGALNFRTRPGGTINGFEYGIDGGSFGYLNNYLAAGTKVGNFEASLFASDARGDGFIGNSWFNTQTVNFLATLQATPDDRFTVKIINNDLYTRLPIRSTLDQFNQNPYQQGCATFAGAAPGCATVSLFRNGASGIKDTLTAEQAGLGRNDRRTIAGGRWEHDFDNQTTWRNQFVFDDRNISQPTGTTSAIGDYPSYNYMSDVTRRGEIFGMDSTTYFGGFYNTLNWSGDTRNVMPGGNATLGSLVSNVQGEHTNYGLRAREELKLNPALTAIAGIGWENTHLKGTNNVYGSNPSLTTADRQFQNTAPELALLYKVNSDWLLRARVASGYGTPQVGNMFILADGKFGNNTQLNPQRNVGYDLGVDWTPNTAIKVSLTGFYEFFRDELVSQATPANALNSSYMFNAPRSEHRGVELLADWRIYAGWRATVAYTYLDQVYTEYTEDLTGGGNTFSFNRAGNKIPGISPNELTARLSYDELSGSLRGLGAFVEVQWKDSFYMDNANLLKAPGYELVNLNVHYSTDLLSDYFKAVNVYVEVRNLFDKTYIASANNLGNSVTGAGVQGLLSSVTIYAGSPRAFIAGMKVAFK
- a CDS encoding DUF2946 family protein, which produces MGIWSAWAAVYAFVLNVMLASFLLAAVPVSAFAAGHELCITSLSADAGQSDAQIDAQRDASGAKSRMAAHCKLCCPGLAAVTPPPSVPALFARIAVAQPRQAAFELRLKQFFRFTQTSPRGPPALI
- a CDS encoding DUF1467 family protein; this encodes MSISSSIAIYFVLWWVVLFAVLPFGVRSQMEEGDAVPGSDPGAPVLPLMAKKLIWTTLISLVIFAAGTWAYRAGYFNVERLTKMMGIPF
- the mce gene encoding methylmalonyl-CoA epimerase, which translates into the protein MLGRLNHVAIAVNDAVKAAKIYGSAFGAELSAAVPLPDHGVITVFATLPNTKIEFIQPLGEASPIAKFLERNADGGIHHVCYEVPDIIAARDKLIGEGARVLGDGVPKIGAHGKPVLFLHPKDFSGALVEIEQT
- a CDS encoding ribonuclease J, which encodes MARPDELTFAPLGGVGEIGMNLSIYGLGNRHQRSWLMVDLGVSFGDEDRLPGIDLVMPDIRFLEQERKNLVGLVLTHAHEDHFGAIIDLWPRLRVPIYATAFSAALFEAKCAGERNQPQIPVTVVPSGGRIDLGPFNVEFIPVAHSIPESHALAIRTSAGTVLHTGDWKIDPTPVIGKPTDEKRLRELGDEGVLALIGDSTNAVREGRSPSETEVAAAMKVIIDGAKGRVAVTTFASNVGRLRAVADAALAAGREVVVVGRAMERVVQVARECGYLDGVPDFRSAEMYGHFPPDKVLALCTGSQGEPRAALARIANDDHPQITLNKGDCVIFSSRTIPGNEKAVGAIINGLVLQGIDVITDRTHLVHVSGHPRRDELRDMISWVRPQVLVPVHGEALHLSEHAKLARAAGVPKVIICKNGDLLRLGPGDPAVIDEVPSGRLYKDGLLLEGEKSRAVADRRRMSFAGCAFVAIALTESGELADDPEVDLMGIPENNAEGEVIADEVFDLVVSTVENLPRARRRDADAVAESVRRAVRASIAEQWGKKPLCVVHVLTV
- a CDS encoding biotin--[acetyl-CoA-carboxylase] ligase; translation: MAFALGPKAASTGYRLEAFDSIGSTNTEAMAHARAGERGPTWFVTQQQTAGRGRRDRAWVSPRGNLAASIVEVMDVAPPVAATLGFAAGLALEQALQAVSIEARLRAPDSDDTKFEMKWPNDVLAGRRKLSGISLEAEAFGKRELAVVVGIGVNVVAAPEGTPFPATALHALGVHVGAEELFAALSDAWAGLRSVWDNGRGFGALRQLWLERASGLGEQVSVKSGGSTITGVFETIDEAGCLIIATETGARVPIAAGDVYFGSAASARAL
- the nuoN gene encoding NADH-quinone oxidoreductase subunit NuoN, with product MSFAGYSLLPVLPEIVLALGAMLLLMLGAYRGQQVTGLINVLAVLLLVVIGALVLLLPAGKLTTFNGSFIVDDFARFLKILALIGSGTTLILAREFLSDSSRRIFEFAILILLSTVGMMVLISAGDLIMLYLGLELMSLALYVVAASHRDDAKSTEAGLKYFVLGALSSGMLLYGASLVYGFTGTVSFAGIAAAAKEGSIGIVFGIVFLLAGLCFKVSAVPFHMWTPDVYEGAPTPVTAFFASAPKVAALAVFTRVTLTAFPGIVHEWQQIVAFVAIASMALGSFAAIGQTNIKRLMAYSSIGHMGFALVGLSAGTPEGAQGVLVYIAIYVAMTLASFSIILAMKRQGQAVEKIADFAGLARTNPLLAFFFAMLLFSLAGIPPLAGFFAKFYVFLAAIKAGLFTLAVIGVLSSVVGAFYYLTIIKTMYFDEPVGAVDPVRIELRAVLAIAGTFTILFFVYPAPLVKAAAAAAKSLF